TTCTGGACATATCAGCAGGCAATACCAACACTTTTACTTAAAGGCGCACCTGAAGAAAATATACCATACATAATTTTTACAAGGGTTGTACTTGTAGTACTCATCCTGACTATTGCTATTCTGGTTAAAAAGGCGTGGGAGAAGAAACAATAATGAGAACAAGTGGACTTATATTTATGTGTATCTCGTGGATAACCATTATATCCTTACTTGTATTCTGTATAAGTAAAATAATAAAAAGTTCTATGGAGGAATAAAGATGTTAATACCTGTTATTATACTCGGTGGTCTCGGTATTATATTTGGTGTTTTTCTAACTTATTTCAGCATAAAGTTCAAAACAGAAGAAAACCCTGTACTCCAAAATCTTTATGAACTTATGCCCAATGCTAACTGCGGTGCCTGTGGACTTGCTGGCTGTAGTGCTTTTGCAGAGGCACTGGCTGAAGGTAAAATAGAACCTTCTAAATGTGTAATGATGTCTGATGAAAATCTCCAGAAGATATGTTCATTGTTAGGAATAACATCAGGTGATAGAGAAAAGAAGATAGCGCGGGTACTCTGCTTCGGCGGTAGTAATACAAAAAAACGTTTTGAATACAAAACCATCAAGACCTGTAATGCAATCAATGCCCTTTTTAATACGCATATTGAGTGTAATTACGGATGTCTCGGAATGGGCGATTGTGTAAAGGTATGTCCTGTAGATGCTATTTCAATAGATGAAAATAATCTTCCTGTGATAGATGAAGAAAAATGTAT
The window above is part of the bacterium genome. Proteins encoded here:
- a CDS encoding RnfABCDGE type electron transport complex subunit B; translation: MLIPVIILGGLGIIFGVFLTYFSIKFKTEENPVLQNLYELMPNANCGACGLAGCSAFAEALAEGKIEPSKCVMMSDENLQKICSLLGITSGDREKKIARVLCFGGSNTKKRFEYKTIKTCNAINALFNTHIECNYGCLGMGDCVKVCPVDAISIDENNLPVIDEEKCIGCGKCVTICPKNIIKLIPSDKNVYIACSSYDRGPVVIKVCKTGCIGCGKCVKVCPQQAIILQDNLAVIDYEKCDNCGRCVEECPRKIIFVTSLKEKQGILA